From the Kitasatospora viridis genome, one window contains:
- a CDS encoding FAD-dependent monooxygenase encodes MSTVLISGAGIAGPALAHWLHLAGHTVTVVENAPALRDGGSAVDFRGAQLEVLRRMGILAEVRARQTAMGAEVIVDEADRPVVELPSLIFSGELEIERGELTRILHERTAQHVEYVFGDSITELTELPGGVRVGFRHGATRTFDLVVGADGMHSKVRDLVWGPEERFRTDSGFYTAGCSVANLLGLDHEGRIHNTPGRGVILMSHRDPATAGLGLVFHTSALPDGWSGVDRHDVAAQRRLVTEAFAGVGWHTPALLAQLDSAPDWYFDSLSRITLSEYSRGRVVLLGDAAWGAGPGGGGTGLALAGAYVLAGELAAHPGDHRAAFAAYEELLRPGAVVSQKQAKGAGPFLAPLTAKALRRRNRIYRMLTTRLFGAVFSRMAMKAANAVPLPDYPSADRSPAAADRQPAPAAAAAAR; translated from the coding sequence AGAACGCCCCCGCGCTGCGCGACGGCGGCAGCGCCGTGGACTTCCGCGGCGCGCAGCTGGAGGTGCTGCGGCGGATGGGGATCCTGGCGGAGGTCCGGGCCCGGCAGACCGCGATGGGCGCCGAGGTGATCGTCGACGAGGCCGACCGCCCGGTGGTCGAACTGCCCTCGCTGATCTTCAGCGGCGAGCTGGAGATCGAGCGCGGCGAGCTGACCCGGATCCTCCACGAGCGCACCGCGCAGCACGTCGAGTACGTCTTCGGCGACTCGATCACCGAGCTGACCGAGCTCCCCGGCGGCGTCCGGGTCGGTTTCCGGCACGGCGCGACCCGGACCTTCGACCTGGTGGTCGGCGCCGACGGGATGCACTCCAAGGTCCGCGACCTGGTCTGGGGTCCGGAGGAGCGGTTCCGCACCGACTCGGGCTTCTACACCGCGGGCTGCTCGGTGGCGAACCTGCTCGGCCTGGACCACGAGGGCCGGATCCACAACACCCCCGGGCGCGGCGTGATCCTGATGAGCCACCGCGACCCGGCCACCGCCGGCCTCGGCCTGGTCTTCCACACCAGTGCCCTGCCCGACGGCTGGTCCGGCGTCGACCGCCACGACGTCGCCGCCCAGCGGCGGCTGGTCACCGAGGCCTTCGCCGGGGTCGGCTGGCACACCCCCGCGCTGCTGGCGCAGTTGGACTCCGCGCCCGACTGGTACTTCGACTCGCTCAGCCGGATCACCCTGTCCGAGTACTCCCGCGGCCGGGTGGTGCTGCTCGGCGACGCGGCCTGGGGCGCCGGCCCGGGCGGCGGCGGCACCGGCCTGGCGCTGGCCGGCGCCTACGTGCTGGCCGGCGAGCTGGCCGCGCACCCCGGCGACCACCGCGCGGCCTTCGCCGCCTACGAGGAGCTGCTGCGCCCGGGCGCCGTGGTCTCGCAGAAGCAGGCCAAGGGGGCCGGCCCGTTCCTCGCCCCGCTGACCGCGAAGGCGCTGCGCCGGCGCAACCGGATCTACCGGATGCTCACCACGCGGCTGTTCGGGGCGGTGTTCTCCCGGATGGCGATGAAGGCCGCCAACGCGGTCCCGCTGCCCGACTACCCGTCGGCCGACCGCTCGCCGGCCGCGGCCGACCGGCAGCCCGCCCCGGCCGCGGCGGCGGCCGCCCGCTGA